In Streptomyces sp. NBC_01381, a genomic segment contains:
- a CDS encoding cation:proton antiporter, with translation MGGAFLAAAVLARVGGRIGLPTIPLFILAGILLGPHTPGVVLVSDPHDLEMLSALGLVLLLFYLGLEFHMDDLKTGGRKMAIAGGTYLALNVGAGLGFGFALGWGTSEALVLAGVLGISSSAIVTKVLVDTGRLGNPETKPILGIIVVEDIFLALYLAALQPILSGADSLSAAVMDGGKAFGFLLLLALAARFGTKVVGRLMDTKDDELLVISFLGAAVFVAGVSEWFGVADAIGAFMVGLMLGSTASGERIRKLVHPLRDAFGAIFFFAFGLSIDPGDLPVVVWPVLAAVALTLLMNVLAGLGAARVYGFGAGPAANISTTLLARGEFALILATMAATAGLDERLSPFIAGYVLVLAVLGPLAAGRSKWLARILPGNGERQDAPELSGAR, from the coding sequence ATGGGCGGCGCCTTTCTCGCCGCCGCCGTGCTCGCCCGCGTGGGCGGCCGCATCGGACTCCCCACCATCCCCCTCTTCATCCTGGCCGGGATCCTCCTCGGCCCGCACACCCCCGGCGTGGTCCTGGTCTCCGACCCCCACGACCTGGAGATGCTCTCGGCGCTCGGCCTGGTCCTGCTGCTCTTCTATCTGGGCCTCGAGTTCCACATGGACGACCTCAAGACCGGCGGCCGCAAGATGGCCATCGCCGGCGGAACGTATCTCGCGCTGAACGTCGGCGCGGGCCTGGGCTTCGGATTCGCGCTCGGCTGGGGCACCTCCGAAGCGCTGGTCCTCGCCGGAGTGCTCGGCATCTCCTCGTCGGCGATCGTCACCAAGGTGCTCGTCGACACCGGACGGCTCGGCAACCCCGAGACCAAGCCGATCCTCGGCATCATCGTCGTCGAGGACATCTTCCTCGCCCTCTATCTGGCCGCCCTGCAGCCCATCCTGTCCGGCGCCGACAGCCTCTCGGCGGCCGTCATGGATGGCGGCAAGGCCTTCGGCTTCCTGCTGCTCCTCGCGCTCGCGGCGCGCTTCGGCACGAAGGTCGTCGGGCGGCTCATGGACACCAAGGACGACGAGCTGCTCGTCATCTCCTTCCTCGGGGCCGCCGTCTTCGTCGCCGGGGTCTCCGAGTGGTTCGGGGTCGCGGACGCCATCGGAGCGTTCATGGTGGGCCTGATGCTGGGCAGCACCGCGTCGGGCGAGCGCATCCGCAAGCTGGTGCATCCGCTGCGGGACGCGTTCGGGGCGATCTTCTTCTTCGCGTTCGGGCTCTCCATCGACCCGGGCGACCTGCCCGTGGTGGTCTGGCCGGTGCTCGCCGCCGTGGCCCTGACGCTGCTCATGAACGTCCTCGCGGGTCTCGGTGCGGCGCGTGTGTACGGCTTCGGGGCGGGCCCCGCGGCGAACATCTCCACGACGCTCCTCGCCCGCGGCGAGTTCGCCCTGATCCTCGCGACGATGGCCGCCACCGCGGGCCTCGACGAACGCCTCTCCCCCTTCATCGCGGGGTATGTGCTCGTCCTTGCGGTGCTCGGACCGCTGGCAGCGGGCCGGTCGAAGTGGCTGGCCAGGATCCTGCCGGGCAACGGCGAACGGCAGGACGCGCCCGAACTTTCAGGCGCCCGCTGA
- a CDS encoding amino acid permease: MTSQPSLAKADRNPNEPGDPQSGDTGDGLKAGLKNRHLSMIAIGGVIGAGLFVGSSSGIAAAGPAILVSYALVGTMVVLVMRMLGEMAAARPTSGSFSTYADQALGRWAGFSIGWLYWFFWVVVLAVEATAGAVILNGWIPAVPQWGWALIVMVVLTLTNLVSVGSYGEFEFWFAGIKVVAIGGFVVIGLLAVFGVLPGSDNPGAGFAHLTDAGGFMPNGAGAILTGVLMVVFSFMGSEIVTLAAGESEDPQRAVTKATNSVIWRIGVFYLGSIFIVVTLLPWDDKSILKDGSYVAALNSIGIPHAGQVMNVIVLTAVLSCLNSGLYTASRMAFSLGQRGDAPKSFARTNSRGVPQAAILGSVVFGFIAVWFNYQWQDTVFDFLLNSSGAVALFVWLMICFTQLRMRGIILREEPEKLVVKMWLFPYLTWVTIAMISFVLVYMLTDEAGRKQVLLSLLAAAFVVIFSVVREKVRPRVDTDAVTDGDAVSDTDTVDVDA; this comes from the coding sequence ATGACCTCGCAACCCTCCCTTGCGAAGGCAGACCGCAACCCCAACGAACCTGGGGATCCGCAGTCTGGTGACACCGGTGACGGCCTCAAGGCCGGGCTGAAAAATCGCCATCTGTCCATGATCGCCATCGGTGGTGTCATCGGCGCCGGCCTCTTCGTCGGCTCCAGCTCCGGCATCGCCGCCGCAGGGCCCGCCATCCTCGTCTCGTACGCCCTCGTCGGCACGATGGTCGTTCTCGTGATGCGGATGCTCGGAGAGATGGCCGCCGCACGGCCGACCTCCGGCTCCTTCTCCACCTACGCGGACCAGGCGCTCGGCCGCTGGGCCGGCTTCTCCATCGGCTGGCTGTACTGGTTCTTCTGGGTCGTCGTGCTCGCGGTGGAGGCCACCGCAGGTGCCGTCATCCTCAATGGCTGGATACCGGCCGTACCGCAGTGGGGCTGGGCGCTCATCGTCATGGTGGTGCTCACCCTGACGAACCTCGTCTCGGTCGGCTCCTACGGTGAGTTCGAGTTCTGGTTCGCCGGGATCAAGGTCGTCGCCATCGGCGGCTTCGTGGTCATCGGCCTGCTCGCCGTCTTCGGCGTGCTGCCCGGCTCCGACAACCCCGGCGCCGGATTCGCGCACCTCACCGACGCGGGCGGGTTCATGCCCAACGGTGCGGGCGCCATCCTCACGGGTGTGCTCATGGTCGTCTTCTCGTTCATGGGCTCCGAGATCGTCACGCTGGCCGCCGGTGAGTCCGAGGACCCGCAGCGCGCCGTCACCAAGGCGACGAACAGCGTCATCTGGCGTATCGGTGTCTTCTACCTGGGCTCGATCTTCATCGTCGTCACGCTGCTCCCCTGGGACGACAAGTCGATCCTCAAGGACGGTTCGTACGTCGCCGCGCTCAACTCGATCGGCATCCCGCACGCCGGTCAGGTCATGAACGTGATCGTCCTGACGGCCGTTCTCTCCTGCCTCAACTCCGGGCTCTACACCGCTTCCCGCATGGCCTTCTCGCTCGGCCAGCGCGGCGACGCGCCCAAGTCCTTCGCGCGCACCAACTCCCGCGGTGTGCCGCAGGCCGCGATCCTCGGCTCGGTCGTCTTCGGCTTCATCGCCGTCTGGTTCAACTACCAGTGGCAGGACACCGTCTTCGACTTCCTGCTGAACTCGTCGGGCGCGGTGGCCCTCTTCGTCTGGCTGATGATCTGCTTCACGCAGCTGCGGATGCGCGGCATCATCCTGCGCGAGGAGCCCGAGAAGCTCGTCGTGAAGATGTGGCTCTTCCCGTATCTGACGTGGGTCACCATCGCGATGATCTCGTTCGTCCTCGTCTACATGCTGACCGACGAGGCAGGACGCAAGCAGGTGCTGCTCTCGCTGCTCGCCGCGGCGTTCGTGGTGATCTTCTCGGTCGTACGGGAGAAGGTGCGGCCCCGCGTCGACACCGACGCCGTGACCGACGGCGACGCCGTGTCCGACACCGACACGGTCGACGTCGACGCCTAA
- a CDS encoding Fpg/Nei family DNA glycosylase: MPEGHTIHRLAEDHRARFEGRGPLRVTSPQGKFSDSAALLDGQEMGTAEAHGKHLFLGFGEADWVHIHLGLFGKYTQGETPAPPPTDTVRLRLLSDTHYSDLRGPTTCALLTDEEKQAIHDRLGPDPLREADDPEQAYRRVSRSRTTIAALLLDQKVIAGVGNVYRAEVLFRHGIDPYTPGKDITAAQWQAIWDDLVGLMREGVRLNRIDTVRPEHTPEAMGRPPRVDDHGGEVYVYRRATMPCHICGGEIRTADLAARNLFWCPQCQRTAS; encoded by the coding sequence GTGCCGGAGGGGCACACCATCCACCGGCTCGCGGAGGATCACCGCGCCCGCTTCGAAGGGCGCGGACCCCTCCGCGTCACCAGCCCCCAGGGCAAGTTCTCCGACAGCGCCGCCCTGCTCGACGGGCAGGAGATGGGCACCGCCGAGGCCCACGGCAAGCACCTCTTCCTCGGCTTCGGCGAAGCCGACTGGGTCCACATCCACCTCGGCCTCTTCGGCAAGTACACCCAGGGCGAGACCCCGGCCCCGCCCCCCACGGACACCGTCCGCCTCCGCCTCCTGAGCGACACGCACTACTCGGACCTCCGTGGGCCCACCACCTGTGCCCTGCTCACCGACGAGGAAAAGCAGGCGATACACGACCGCCTCGGCCCGGACCCGCTCCGGGAAGCGGACGACCCCGAGCAGGCGTACCGCCGCGTCTCGCGCAGCCGCACGACCATCGCCGCCCTCCTCCTGGACCAGAAGGTCATCGCGGGCGTCGGCAACGTCTACCGCGCCGAGGTCCTCTTCCGGCACGGCATCGATCCGTACACACCGGGCAAGGACATCACCGCCGCCCAGTGGCAGGCGATCTGGGACGACCTGGTCGGCCTCATGCGCGAGGGCGTACGCCTCAACCGCATCGACACCGTCAGGCCCGAGCACACGCCGGAGGCGATGGGCCGCCCGCCGCGCGTCGACGACCACGGCGGCGAGGTGTACGTGTACCGCAGGGCCACCATGCCCTGCCACATCTGTGGCGGCGAGATCCGCACCGCCGATCTCGCCGCCCGCAATCTGTTCTGGTGCCCGCAGTGCCAGCGGACGGCGTCCTGA
- a CDS encoding GNAT family N-acetyltransferase, translating to MTTELRELRPEDWDKYYGTLELAFGGVAEAPEEHELWNALTEFDRFFGTWEGDTCVGTTGAFSFRLSVPGGALVDAAGVTMVSVAATHRRRGILTSMMRRQLDDVRAKGEALAVLTASEPVIYGRFGYGAATQALQAEIDTTRVRLSVPPGTDDVRLRYAKPADVHAACEELYARRVGERPGMLARQPGWERLGLLDVESERHGASPLQCVLAERDGELVGYARFRTKPDWDAAGPKGTVKVSDLEADDPAAYAALWRFLFGIDLMSKVEAHSRPMDDAVLQLVTDPRRCNIRVRDSLHVRLVEVGAALEARTYRAPVNLVFDVEDAFCPWNQGRWRLTGDVKGATCERTDDDADLALSVRELGAAYLGGHSLMSLAAAGRVRELRPGALAEAALAFGSDVAPWLPHGF from the coding sequence ATGACGACGGAATTGCGGGAGTTGCGGCCTGAGGACTGGGACAAGTACTACGGAACGCTGGAGCTCGCCTTCGGCGGAGTCGCCGAGGCACCCGAGGAGCATGAGCTCTGGAACGCGCTGACCGAGTTCGACCGCTTCTTCGGGACGTGGGAGGGCGACACCTGCGTCGGCACGACGGGAGCGTTCAGCTTCCGCCTGTCCGTGCCGGGCGGCGCCCTGGTGGACGCGGCGGGCGTGACGATGGTGAGCGTCGCGGCGACGCACCGCAGGCGCGGGATCCTGACGTCGATGATGCGCCGCCAGCTGGACGACGTACGCGCGAAGGGCGAGGCACTGGCCGTGCTCACCGCGTCCGAGCCCGTCATCTACGGCCGGTTCGGGTACGGCGCGGCGACGCAGGCGCTGCAGGCCGAGATCGACACGACGCGGGTCCGGCTCTCGGTGCCGCCCGGCACCGATGACGTACGGCTTCGGTACGCCAAGCCCGCCGACGTCCACGCGGCGTGCGAGGAGCTCTACGCGCGCCGGGTGGGCGAGCGTCCGGGCATGCTGGCCCGGCAGCCCGGCTGGGAGCGGCTGGGTCTGCTCGACGTCGAGAGCGAGCGGCACGGCGCGTCACCGCTGCAGTGCGTGCTCGCCGAGCGGGACGGGGAACTCGTCGGGTACGCGCGTTTCCGTACGAAGCCGGACTGGGACGCGGCGGGTCCCAAGGGCACGGTCAAGGTGAGCGATCTGGAGGCCGACGACCCGGCGGCGTACGCGGCGCTGTGGCGGTTCCTCTTCGGCATCGACCTGATGTCGAAGGTCGAGGCGCACAGCCGTCCGATGGACGACGCGGTCCTTCAGCTCGTCACGGACCCGCGGCGCTGCAACATCCGGGTGCGGGACTCGCTGCACGTACGACTGGTGGAGGTCGGCGCCGCCCTGGAGGCGCGCACCTATCGGGCGCCGGTGAACCTGGTGTTCGACGTCGAGGACGCCTTCTGCCCTTGGAACCAAGGGCGTTGGCGGCTCACCGGCGACGTGAAGGGCGCGACCTGTGAGCGCACCGACGACGACGCCGATCTCGCCCTGTCCGTACGGGAGTTGGGAGCGGCCTATCTCGGCGGTCACTCCCTGATGTCGCTCGCGGCGGCCGGCCGGGTGCGGGAGCTGCGGCCCGGCGCACTCGCGGAGGCGGCACTGGCCTTCGGGTCGGATGTCGCGCCGTGGCTGCCGCACGGGTTCTAG
- a CDS encoding serine/threonine-protein kinase, producing the protein MPERRVAGRYRLLEVIGRGGMGRVWRAADELLDRAVAVKELRIDAGDGGLDPEDPRVRRERALREARASARIDHPGVVRVYDVAEEDGRLWIVMELVDARSLARYVDDEGPLGEREAARVGLALVAALRRVHAAGVLHRDIKPANVLIGPGDRVVLTDFGIAAIQDTGRLTQTGLLVGSPEYMAPERVSGAPQGPPSDLWSLGATLCAALRGSSPFARESALTTLVAVLHEDPELPPESSGLRPLLAALLAKEPAGRPGLDATEAALRAALMAPPAEPPPGEDGTSGADWRPRVLTALVLLVTAAVAAVMFFTARDQGGGDPPPGPGSRPPTVAGTSTTPPSGGSGSG; encoded by the coding sequence CATCGGCCGTGGCGGCATGGGCCGCGTGTGGCGAGCGGCCGACGAGCTGCTCGACCGCGCTGTCGCCGTGAAGGAGCTGCGGATCGACGCGGGCGACGGCGGCCTCGACCCGGAGGACCCCCGCGTGCGCAGGGAACGCGCGCTGCGCGAGGCGCGGGCCAGTGCGCGGATCGACCACCCCGGTGTCGTACGCGTCTATGACGTCGCCGAGGAGGACGGCCGCCTGTGGATCGTCATGGAGCTGGTCGACGCCCGGTCCCTCGCCCGGTACGTCGACGACGAGGGGCCGCTGGGCGAGCGCGAGGCGGCGCGCGTCGGCCTCGCCCTGGTGGCGGCGCTGCGGCGGGTGCACGCGGCGGGGGTGCTGCACCGTGACATCAAGCCGGCGAACGTGCTCATCGGCCCCGGTGACCGGGTCGTCCTCACCGATTTCGGCATCGCCGCGATCCAGGACACGGGCCGTCTGACGCAGACGGGCCTGCTGGTGGGTTCGCCCGAGTACATGGCGCCCGAGCGGGTCTCCGGGGCGCCGCAGGGCCCGCCGTCCGACCTCTGGTCCCTCGGCGCGACGCTCTGCGCGGCGCTGCGCGGCAGCTCGCCCTTCGCCCGTGAATCGGCGCTGACGACGCTCGTGGCGGTCCTGCACGAGGACCCTGAACTGCCGCCGGAATCAAGCGGGTTACGTCCCCTGCTCGCGGCGCTGCTGGCCAAGGAGCCGGCGGGGCGGCCGGGCCTCGACGCGACGGAGGCGGCCCTGCGGGCGGCGCTCATGGCGCCGCCCGCAGAGCCGCCTCCGGGGGAGGACGGGACGTCGGGTGCCGACTGGCGTCCGCGCGTCCTGACCGCCCTGGTCCTGCTGGTCACGGCCGCCGTGGCGGCCGTCATGTTCTTCACCGCGCGCGATCAGGGCGGCGGCGATCCACCGCCCGGACCGGGCTCACGGCCACCGACGGTGGCGGGTACGTCGACCACGCCACCGTCCGGCGGCTCCGGCTCCGGTTAG
- a CDS encoding PP2C family protein-serine/threonine phosphatase, translating to MAGRRAEAETFTARMKKRIHRARIGLRKSGVDYFRGDGSDWIALAGLLLTIPLITVCTIINNVWCSPAALVLPIVAGGLLLRPSSLLGLYAASAAALIVESVQLGPYAEGPSRVTPGVVLVVAACGFFGLLIAQFRTRVGVPWRGGGTMLFDLRERIRVQSKLPKLPRGWHREMALRPAGGQSFSGDFVVAARTNGGRTLEAVLTDVSGKGMDAGSRALLLSGAFGGLLGSLPPHAFLPAANGYLLRQDWDEGFATSIHLVLDLETGDYELFSAGHPPGLQLSAGNGRWEEKVADGPLLGVYDGAQFDPVKGSLRPGDVLMLFTDGIVEASDRDISEGIDRLTGEADRYVAGGFHGAAWHLIEAVAKDVNDDRALLLICREASA from the coding sequence ATGGCAGGCAGGCGAGCGGAAGCAGAGACGTTTACAGCCCGGATGAAGAAGCGGATCCACCGGGCTCGGATAGGGCTGCGCAAATCCGGTGTCGACTACTTCAGAGGCGACGGCTCGGACTGGATCGCCCTGGCGGGACTGCTCCTCACCATCCCGCTGATCACCGTCTGCACGATCATCAACAACGTCTGGTGCTCGCCCGCCGCCCTGGTCCTGCCCATCGTGGCCGGCGGCCTGCTCCTGCGCCCCTCCAGCCTGCTCGGCCTGTACGCGGCATCGGCGGCCGCCCTGATCGTGGAGTCCGTCCAGCTCGGCCCGTACGCGGAAGGACCGTCACGGGTCACCCCCGGCGTCGTCCTTGTCGTCGCGGCCTGCGGCTTCTTCGGGCTGCTCATCGCGCAGTTCCGCACCCGTGTCGGGGTGCCCTGGCGCGGCGGCGGAACGATGCTCTTCGACCTGCGCGAACGTATCCGCGTACAGAGCAAGCTGCCGAAGCTGCCCCGCGGCTGGCACCGCGAGATGGCGCTGCGGCCGGCCGGCGGCCAGTCCTTCTCCGGCGACTTCGTCGTCGCGGCGCGGACGAACGGCGGGCGCACCCTGGAGGCCGTCCTCACCGACGTATCGGGCAAGGGCATGGACGCGGGCTCGCGCGCCCTGCTCCTGTCGGGCGCCTTCGGCGGGCTGCTCGGCTCGCTGCCGCCGCACGCGTTCCTGCCCGCCGCCAACGGCTATCTCCTGCGGCAGGACTGGGACGAGGGCTTCGCGACCTCGATCCACCTGGTCCTCGACCTGGAGACCGGCGACTACGAACTCTTCTCGGCGGGCCACCCGCCGGGCCTGCAGCTCAGCGCGGGCAACGGCCGCTGGGAGGAGAAGGTCGCCGACGGCCCGCTCCTCGGGGTCTACGACGGGGCGCAGTTCGACCCGGTGAAGGGCTCCCTGCGCCCCGGTGACGTCCTGATGCTGTTCACCGACGGCATCGTCGAGGCGTCCGACCGGGACATCAGCGAGGGCATCGACCGCCTCACCGGGGAAGCCGACCGCTATGTCGCGGGCGGCTTCCACGGCGCTGCCTGGCATCTGATCGAGGCCGTCGCCAAGGACGTCAACGACGACCGTGCGCTGCTCCTGATCTGTCGCGAGGCGTCAGCCTGA
- a CDS encoding FtsX-like permease family protein, whose product MPNGLARAAVRFKPAAFVGTFVALMMAATIVSACGILLETGLRASVPPTRYAGAPVVAAADQMAHFKVGDSDSTSVVPDRARLDNSLVAKAGSAPGVRKAVADVSFPVQSRGADVTAHGWGSTAFTGEKLTAGKAPRSGEVVLSGAKASVGDRVTLTTADGPREFRVAGLTAQQGAPTAWFADSDAVRISGHPGRVDAIAVLPKAGVTDAALKSQVAHAIGGKAKVYTGDDRGSAGDATLDNAKELLTGLGGSFGGVATMVAVFTAAGTVALSVGQRAREYALLRAIGTTPRQIRRTIATETLLVAPLAGALGCLPGIALASWWFGQLQEKGAIPEAVDLSISFIPLVSAAGAVLLTALSAGYMAARRPSRIKPGQALSESSVERLRPGWIRTPLGIAAAVGGCVLAGVASSTSGADAANAALGVVMLFMLAVALLGPLVARACAALFGLPLRGAGASASLAAANSRTNARRLASAITPIVLAMAFSSTLVFMHTSEDRVAQDQQRDGITADHIVTASGTGLAPDAVSRAAQAPGVTSAVGLLKTSVLVPAGSGGDRWLESASAQGVTGSMRDLTKVQDLDVKTGSLSTLGKGEVAVDAMLADNAHVKTGDRLNLRMPDGTEASRKVVATYGRGLGLSQVTLPATDVKRHVTSPFATEIWTTGKAPKALTALGELRDRDGYATAQSLDRELNAWANTTMAAVLGGFAAIAAVNTLAMTVLDRRRELATLRLIGSTRRQVMGMVRWEALLVACAGIVIGSAIALATLIPMTNGLTGESPYIPPAVYAGFATAILTLGLASTLLPARAVLRD is encoded by the coding sequence ATGCCGAACGGGCTCGCGCGTGCCGCGGTTCGTTTCAAGCCCGCCGCCTTCGTCGGCACGTTCGTCGCGCTGATGATGGCCGCGACGATCGTGTCCGCGTGCGGCATCCTCCTGGAGACGGGCCTGCGCGCGTCGGTGCCGCCGACCCGGTACGCCGGCGCCCCCGTGGTGGCCGCCGCCGACCAGATGGCCCACTTCAAGGTGGGCGACAGCGACTCGACCTCGGTGGTGCCCGACCGCGCGCGGCTCGACAACTCCCTTGTGGCCAAGGCTGGTTCGGCCCCCGGGGTGCGTAAGGCCGTCGCTGACGTCAGCTTCCCCGTGCAGTCGCGCGGCGCGGACGTCACGGCGCACGGCTGGGGCTCCACCGCGTTCACCGGCGAGAAACTCACGGCGGGCAAGGCGCCCCGGAGCGGCGAAGTGGTCCTATCGGGCGCCAAGGCGTCCGTGGGGGACCGCGTCACGCTCACCACGGCGGACGGCCCCCGGGAGTTCCGCGTAGCCGGCTTGACCGCTCAACAGGGCGCCCCTACGGCCTGGTTCGCCGACTCCGACGCCGTACGCATCTCAGGGCACCCCGGCCGCGTCGACGCCATCGCCGTACTGCCGAAGGCGGGCGTCACGGACGCCGCCCTCAAGTCCCAGGTGGCGCACGCCATCGGCGGCAAGGCCAAGGTGTACACGGGCGACGACCGCGGCAGCGCCGGGGACGCCACGCTCGACAACGCCAAGGAGCTCCTGACCGGACTCGGCGGCTCCTTCGGCGGCGTCGCCACCATGGTCGCCGTGTTCACCGCCGCGGGCACCGTGGCGCTCTCCGTCGGCCAGCGGGCCCGTGAGTACGCGCTGCTGCGGGCGATCGGCACGACCCCGCGGCAGATCCGCCGCACCATCGCCACGGAGACCCTCCTGGTGGCGCCGCTCGCGGGCGCGCTCGGCTGCCTGCCCGGGATCGCCCTGGCGAGCTGGTGGTTCGGCCAGCTGCAGGAGAAGGGCGCCATCCCGGAGGCGGTCGACCTGTCCATCTCCTTCATCCCGCTCGTCTCCGCCGCGGGCGCCGTCCTGCTCACCGCGCTGTCCGCCGGCTACATGGCGGCCCGCCGCCCCTCCCGCATCAAGCCGGGCCAGGCGCTGAGCGAGTCCTCCGTGGAGCGCCTGCGCCCCGGCTGGATCCGTACGCCGCTGGGGATCGCGGCAGCGGTCGGCGGATGTGTGCTCGCGGGCGTCGCCTCGTCGACGAGCGGCGCGGACGCGGCGAACGCGGCGCTCGGCGTGGTGATGCTGTTCATGCTGGCCGTGGCCCTGCTCGGCCCGCTGGTCGCCCGCGCGTGCGCCGCCCTGTTCGGCCTCCCGCTGCGCGGCGCGGGCGCCTCCGCGTCGCTCGCGGCCGCCAACTCCCGTACGAACGCAAGGCGGTTGGCCTCGGCGATCACCCCCATAGTCCTCGCGATGGCATTCTCTTCCACCCTCGTCTTCATGCACACAAGCGAGGACCGGGTCGCCCAGGACCAGCAGCGCGATGGCATAACGGCGGACCACATCGTGACGGCGTCGGGCACGGGCCTCGCCCCCGACGCGGTGTCGCGGGCCGCACAGGCGCCCGGGGTCACCTCGGCGGTGGGTCTGCTCAAGACGTCCGTCCTCGTCCCGGCGGGCTCCGGCGGCGACCGTTGGCTGGAGTCGGCGTCGGCGCAGGGCGTGACGGGCTCGATGCGTGATCTCACCAAGGTGCAGGACCTGGACGTGAAAACCGGCTCCCTGTCCACTCTCGGCAAGGGGGAGGTCGCCGTCGACGCGATGCTGGCGGACAACGCACACGTGAAGACGGGGGACAGGCTGAACCTCCGTATGCCGGACGGCACAGAGGCCTCGCGGAAGGTGGTCGCGACGTACGGCAGGGGCCTCGGCCTCTCCCAGGTCACGCTCCCCGCCACGGACGTGAAGCGCCACGTGACATCGCCCTTCGCCACGGAAATCTGGACCACGGGCAAGGCCCCGAAGGCACTGACCGCCCTCGGCGAACTCCGCGACCGCGACGGCTACGCCACCGCCCAGTCCCTGGACCGCGAGCTCAACGCCTGGGCGAACACGACGATGGCGGCGGTACTCGGCGGCTTCGCGGCGATCGCCGCGGTGAACACTCTCGCCATGACGGTCCTTGACCGGCGCCGCGAACTGGCCACCCTGCGGCTGATCGGCTCCACGCGCCGCCAGGTGATGGGCATGGTCCGCTGGGAGGCACTCCTGGTCGCGTGCGCGGGCATAGTGATCGGCTCGGCGATAGCCCTGGCAACGCTGATCCCCATGACCAACGGCCTGACGGGCGAGTCCCCGTACATCCCACCGGCGGTGTACGCAGGGTTCGCGACGGCGATCCTGACCCTGGGCCTGGCATCGACCCTGCTCCCGGCGAGGGCGGTACTACGGGACTGA
- a CDS encoding ribose-5-phosphate isomerase, whose amino-acid sequence MRVYLGSDHAGYELKNHLVEWLKSHGHEPVDCGPHIYDAQDDYPPFCLRAAEKTAADAESLGIVIGGSGNGEQIAANKVKGVRAALAWSEQTAALGREHNNANVVSIGGRMHTQEEATKFVEIFLSTPYSDEARHTRRIEMLAAYETTGELPPIPAHHPQG is encoded by the coding sequence ATGCGCGTGTACCTCGGCTCGGATCATGCCGGCTACGAACTCAAGAACCACCTGGTCGAATGGCTCAAGAGCCACGGCCACGAGCCCGTCGACTGCGGGCCCCACATCTATGACGCCCAGGACGACTACCCCCCCTTCTGCCTCCGCGCCGCGGAGAAGACGGCGGCGGACGCGGAGTCCCTCGGCATCGTGATCGGCGGCTCCGGCAACGGGGAGCAGATCGCGGCGAACAAGGTCAAGGGCGTCCGTGCGGCCCTCGCCTGGAGTGAGCAGACCGCTGCGCTGGGTCGTGAGCACAACAACGCCAACGTGGTGTCGATCGGCGGCCGGATGCACACGCAGGAGGAGGCGACGAAGTTCGTCGAGATCTTCCTGTCCACCCCGTACTCGGACGAGGCCCGCCACACCCGCCGCATCGAGATGCTGGCGGCATACGAGACGACGGGCGAGCTGCCCCCCATCCCGGCCCACCACCCGCAGGGCTAG
- a CDS encoding ABC transporter ATP-binding protein, with product MGLRRKKRTGEGSSEVPPMPATAPGGDWAVELRGVRRRYGRGSSAVHALGGIDLALERGSFTAVMGPSGSGKSTFLQCAAGLDRPSAGTVRLGGTEITGMSENKLTELRRARLGFVFQAFNLLPSLTVEQNVVLPMRLAGRRPDRRAAAAILARVGLGGDKHKRRPGELSGGQQQRVAIARALVTAPDVVFADEPTGALDTTTAAEILGLLRSAVDGMGATVVMVTHDPAAAAYADRVLFLADGVIVDRLERGSAGEIASRMADLAAPAFAAAAA from the coding sequence ATGGGGCTGCGGCGCAAGAAGCGGACCGGCGAGGGCAGTTCCGAGGTGCCGCCGATGCCGGCCACGGCTCCCGGCGGCGACTGGGCCGTCGAACTGCGCGGCGTGCGCCGCCGGTACGGCCGCGGCTCCTCCGCCGTGCACGCACTCGGCGGCATCGACCTCGCCCTCGAACGCGGCAGCTTCACCGCGGTCATGGGCCCCTCCGGATCCGGCAAGTCGACCTTCCTGCAGTGCGCCGCCGGGCTCGACCGGCCGAGCGCGGGCACGGTCCGCCTGGGCGGCACGGAGATCACCGGCATGAGCGAGAACAAGCTCACCGAGCTGCGCCGGGCCCGCCTCGGCTTCGTCTTCCAGGCCTTCAACCTGCTGCCCTCGCTGACCGTCGAGCAGAACGTGGTGCTGCCCATGCGTCTGGCAGGACGCCGCCCTGACCGCCGGGCCGCCGCCGCCATCCTTGCCCGCGTCGGCCTCGGCGGCGACAAGCACAAGCGGCGCCCCGGCGAGCTCTCCGGCGGCCAGCAGCAGCGCGTCGCGATCGCCCGCGCCTTGGTCACCGCTCCGGATGTGGTGTTCGCCGATGAGCCGACGGGCGCGCTGGATACGACGACGGCCGCGGAGATCCTCGGCTTGCTCCGCTCGGCGGTCGACGGCATGGGCGCCACCGTCGTCATGGTCACGCATGATCCGGCGGCTGCGGCTTATGCGGACCGGGTGCTGTTTCTCGCCGATGGCGTGATCGTGGACCGCCTGGAGCGGGGGTCCGCCGGGGAGATCGCCTCGCGGATGGCCGACTTGGCTGCGCCGGCGTTTGCGGCTGCCGCGGCTTGA